In one window of Deltaproteobacteria bacterium DNA:
- a CDS encoding nucleotidyl transferase AbiEii/AbiGii toxin family protein, translating to MPTFQPHDRATLLGGKLHALLQRPYTKGRDLYDLIWYLGDPGWPAPNLTLLDAALRQTGWEGDTIHADNWRTTILGRLDALAWDRVAADVRPFLERAEDVVWVTRENAARLLGHPRAAGPS from the coding sequence ATCCCGACCTTTCAGCCCCACGACCGCGCGACGCTTCTCGGCGGCAAGCTCCACGCCCTGCTGCAGCGTCCCTACACCAAGGGGCGGGACCTGTATGACCTGATCTGGTACCTCGGCGATCCGGGCTGGCCCGCGCCGAACCTGACCCTGCTCGACGCGGCCTTGCGGCAGACAGGCTGGGAGGGCGATACCATTCATGCCGATAACTGGCGGACCACGATCCTTGGTCGTCTCGACGCCTTGGCGTGGGATCGGGTGGCGGCGGATGTCCGCCCCTTTCTGGAACGAGCGGAGGATGTCGTGTGGGTCACACGGGAGAACGCGGCGCGGCTATTGGGCCACCCTCGCGCGGCAGGTCCGAGCTGA
- a CDS encoding amidohydrolase family protein, producing the protein MKDGLRFVDSDMHIQEPGNLLEKYLDPEFKHRVTWAVDGKGKISRRTWTIDGLATGADSELQQHRKRAASSKATGPVIGAATGVLSASRLADTGRMDFAIERGYDEEAQIMGMEMEGIDIGVLFPTGGLGLLARDDMDPHLSHALSRAYNDWIHDFSQHCPERMKFAAMLPLHDVNLACHELKRAVEELGAVASFIRPNMINGRFWHSNYWDPLYSLHEELNVSWCFHEGTGAWNSNMNALYGENRFYRHVASHWIEMQQALIAMIIGGVFEFHPKLRVGYLEAQNSWVPGILTRIEWDYANYRDSHAPYLSLTPKEYFQRNCWAAVEGSEPEIAGTAELIGADRMCISTDYPHFDSNFPNVSTNLLNNVSREIAAAIFMGGASLYNFSEEDFQKAHAAAEASRTRQAAVGEA; encoded by the coding sequence ATGAAGGACGGCCTGCGTTTCGTTGACAGCGACATGCATATCCAGGAGCCGGGGAACCTGCTGGAGAAGTACCTGGATCCCGAGTTCAAGCACCGCGTGACCTGGGCGGTGGACGGCAAGGGGAAGATCAGCCGGCGCACCTGGACCATCGACGGCCTCGCCACGGGCGCGGACTCGGAGCTGCAGCAGCACCGCAAGAGGGCCGCGTCGTCCAAGGCCACGGGGCCGGTCATTGGCGCCGCCACCGGGGTGCTGTCGGCCTCGCGCCTGGCGGACACCGGGCGCATGGACTTCGCCATCGAGCGCGGCTACGACGAGGAAGCCCAGATCATGGGCATGGAGATGGAAGGCATCGACATCGGCGTGCTGTTCCCCACCGGCGGGCTGGGGCTGCTGGCGCGTGACGACATGGACCCGCACCTCTCGCACGCCCTGAGCCGGGCCTACAACGACTGGATCCACGACTTCTCCCAACACTGCCCGGAGCGCATGAAGTTCGCCGCCATGCTGCCGCTGCACGACGTGAACCTGGCGTGCCACGAGCTCAAGCGTGCCGTCGAGGAGCTCGGGGCGGTGGCATCGTTCATCCGGCCCAACATGATCAACGGCCGCTTCTGGCACTCCAACTACTGGGATCCGCTCTACAGCCTGCACGAGGAGTTGAACGTGTCCTGGTGCTTCCATGAAGGCACCGGAGCGTGGAACTCCAACATGAACGCGCTGTACGGCGAGAACCGCTTCTACCGCCACGTGGCCAGTCACTGGATCGAGATGCAGCAGGCGCTCATCGCCATGATCATCGGCGGCGTCTTCGAGTTCCATCCCAAGCTGCGCGTGGGCTACCTGGAAGCGCAGAACTCCTGGGTGCCCGGCATCCTGACGCGCATCGAGTGGGACTACGCCAATTACCGCGACTCCCACGCGCCCTACCTGTCGCTGACGCCCAAGGAGTACTTCCAGCGCAACTGCTGGGCCGCGGTGGAGGGCAGCGAGCCCGAGATCGCCGGCACCGCGGAGCTCATCGGCGCGGACCGGATGTGCATCTCCACCGACTACCCGCACTTCGACTCGAACTTCCCCAACGTCTCCACGAACCTGCTGAACAACGTGTCGCGGGAAATCGCCGCCGCCATCTTCATGGGCGGCGCCAGCCTGTACAACTTCAGCGAGGAAGACTTCCAGAAGGCCCATGCGGCCGCGGAGGCGAGCCGGACGCGGCAGGCCGCGGTGGGTGAAGCTTAG
- a CDS encoding M23 family metallopeptidase — MRLVGTTGRVPRKVTVLGAFLGLWMALALWPPAAALSAEPGIQLDGQRIQGGLVRGRVAPGSKVKFEGAPVRVSKEGWFLIGFGRDAPAKAVLSVVFPDGRRERYGLAVKPRKYRIQRIDGLPPSKVTPSKKDLVRIRKEVALVKRARTVDDPRTDFLGGFRWPVKGRISGVYGSQRILNGEPRRPHYGIDIAAPKGTRVVSPAAGVVTMVHRDMYFSGGTMIVDHGHGLSSAFLHLARILVKKGQRVKQGQPIAEVGSTGRSTGPHLDWRINLFGRRLDASLLVGPMPK; from the coding sequence ATGCGACTTGTCGGCACAACAGGGAGGGTACCCAGGAAGGTCACGGTACTCGGAGCGTTCCTCGGTCTGTGGATGGCCCTGGCACTGTGGCCGCCGGCCGCGGCACTATCGGCCGAACCCGGCATCCAGCTTGACGGCCAGCGGATCCAGGGCGGCCTGGTGCGCGGGCGCGTGGCGCCGGGTTCCAAGGTGAAGTTCGAGGGCGCGCCGGTACGCGTCTCCAAGGAAGGCTGGTTCCTCATCGGCTTCGGCCGGGACGCGCCCGCGAAGGCCGTGCTGTCGGTGGTGTTCCCGGACGGACGGCGCGAACGCTACGGCCTGGCGGTGAAGCCGCGCAAGTACCGCATCCAGCGCATCGACGGCTTGCCCCCGAGCAAGGTCACGCCCAGCAAGAAGGACCTCGTGCGCATCCGCAAGGAGGTCGCCCTGGTCAAGCGGGCGCGCACCGTCGACGATCCCCGCACCGACTTCCTCGGCGGCTTCCGCTGGCCCGTGAAAGGCCGCATCAGCGGCGTCTACGGCTCCCAGCGCATCCTCAACGGCGAGCCCCGGCGCCCCCACTACGGCATCGACATCGCCGCGCCCAAGGGCACCAGGGTGGTATCGCCCGCGGCCGGCGTGGTCACCATGGTGCATCGGGACATGTACTTCTCCGGCGGCACCATGATCGTCGACCACGGCCACGGCCTCTCGTCCGCCTTCCTCCACCTCGCTCGCATTCTGGTCAAGAAGGGCCAGCGCGTGAAGCAGGGACAACCCATCGCCGAGGTCGGCTCCACCGGCCGCTCCACCGGCCCCCATCTCGACTGGCGCATCAACCTCTTCGGCCGCCGCCTCGACGCCTCGCTGCTGGTGGGGCCGATGCCGAAGTGA